A window of Oryza glaberrima chromosome 2, OglaRS2, whole genome shotgun sequence genomic DNA:
taaattgttgtaaaacaactcacaacagaATAAATAAAACGGATGGTAGTATGATGCTGGAATTCATATGTATTATTCTTCTCTGTATTTGAGCTTTTCTGTGCTAACTCAACTGGACATGCCAAGTTAATTGCTTTGCTTTTACTCTACtgcaatttaaaattatttgcaTTTCAAATGGTCCAACATATttgctactagtactagtacgcAACTGAAGCTTGCAATCCTCAGATGCAAGGACGATTTGAGGCGCATTATACTTAGTACTAGATTACTAGTACGACGTGAGATTAACTTGAGATAATCCAGCATATGCAcgtgaagaaattaaatgaatCAGATGCATTGAGTACCTCTTCCAGTCAAGAAGCTTGTATGATTGTACCAACTATTTTATACTCCTAAAATATAGGAGTAATAAGTTTTAGTTctaattctagaaaaaaaaaacttattttattttgagacaTAGGTAGTACTAGATTATTTTATCTTTGGAATTGACCAATCcattttatctcaaaatatagtttttttttgtttttcaacgaaattaaagaaaagataaaagtaAATAGTCGTTTGGAAGTCACTGAGGTTGTGGAGATATGGAGTATTTTGAATATTTTATGACTATATATAGACCACCCTTGATACTATAGAAATAGGtatattttgtgataaaatGTGAATAGTATAAGTAGCTATgttttagatggagggagtataatccaAAGCTACTCTAAATTTTTAAAGTGTATTTCAAGACTTAACAATTCTTGGATGGTAAACTGATAATGTTCTCAAGCTTGATAAGCAAGAACATGAACAGAGAGATTGGAGAAATGAATGTACTACTAAAAAACACATCTACATTAGACTTTATCACACTAATTTTGAAGCTCTCTTCGCTTGCCGATGAATGTAGGAGAATATCCTCCTCTAGaattgttttatatatttttgtgatGACCCAAGCTCCACAATTCCATGAAAAGGCCAAAAAAGTGTGTCCTTTTGAAATTTGGCAGAAAATTCCTCTAACAATCTTCATTTGCCTTTCTTAGAAATATAATCTAAATAAAAGACTTGAACATAAATTAAGCATAACACACTATACATGCATGGAGGTTAAGTGGGAAAGGGGGATGACTAAGCTAACAGTCAATTAAATTTAAGCATAATCTCTTGGACTTTTTGCATGAACAACTCACTTGCCTTTCAGGTAGAATGAGACATTCCAGACAAAGACAAGAAACCGTGGTGCTCTGCCCCCCAGCACCATTGATGCCAATAATTATACATTCGGTCCAAGAAGACATAACCAGCAGTGTCACATTAATCCCTACTTGCTAAAGCAGGTATGGATGTGTGGTCTCCAACTAACCTCATCAAATACTATCTAATTATGCGCAGACATGTCCCCATGGGTCATTACACTGAAGTTGCTACAATATTACATGGCTCTTTTTCTTGCATCCAATGACAATGCAACCATATGATATTATGATATTGTCTTGATTAATTTCCTACCTAATATGCACATGCTCATTAGTTCACTTTGTTTTTCCTAGCCATGTATAGATCCTTGGATTTTGAAAAGGGTTAGTTAGACTTGGATTTGAAAAGGGTTAGTTAATCTACCAGTGATTGTGATTCCATTTGATATTTGAGAACTGAGACATATACTCCTGTACCAGCTATTACCTCAATGCAATATGTTTCACTGACGAGTGGGCCTGCTAGATTATACTACTGTACCAGCTAACCTTTAGTTTGGTCATGTTGAAAAGTACATTGCCATTGTGAATAAGACAGCAGAATAGTAGATGTCTCTATTCACAAAGTACAGTAAGTGGAGGTCACACTACTCACTACACCTACCAAATCATTATTCTTTGTACAATCTACTACTTAAAACATTCTGTACAAGACTCATAGCCCATCACTAGCTTGAACTAGAAGTGGACAAGGTTAAGAAGGTGAGGAAATTTACTTGAACCAGAGAGCTCAAGGTCACCAGAGTCTACAGAGGAAAAAGATGGATGAAGTAATTTTAGAACCATACAAACTGACATCTGATTTCATTCTTCAATTGCCACTTTTGTTTCTAGGATTCTTCAAATGCTAACTCGAATGTTGTTCTTCATCACGCATAAAACTTGATTTTAAAGGGAAAATAAGTATGCGAATCAGTAGACACCATATATGTGAGTGTAAGACACAATGTGGCACATTGAGCATGGCCAAAGATTTCTTCAATGCTATTGAGTTACAGTATGAAAATCTTTAATATTTACAGCAGTAATCAGATCCAATGGGGGGGAAGGGGGGAACACTGTTTACTTGCTTCTTTATACAGCCTACGCAAACCCCGAAAATCTATGAAATGAATCAACAAGTTGAAGGTCACTAGGTGAGCACACTCAACCTCAGGCAAGCACCAATGAAGGCAATTCAAGCAAGAAACAATAACCTGCACTCAACACCATAAGTTATCCGAACCACTTGGGTGATATGAACTCACTGAATAACCGCATTCCGATCAcgcatttccttttctttctcaacAGGGAGACTGCTTTCGAGTTGCGCAAGGTGATTCCGGGGAAATCCTCAGTGTCCCTCCAAGCTCCATGGGGACTAGGGGAATCAGAGAGTGGAGTACATCTGTGATTAGTGGCCTGTAACTTGGTTCTGGCTGCACACAGAGCACAGCCACCGCAGCAACCTGCGAAGTAGCGAATCACACCAATTGAATTAGTTGAAAAGATTTGTGAGGATAAAGATAGAAATTAAGAGGGAGTTTACTTGGTACAAGTGCTTCAGATCCATTGTGTTCTTGATCATGGGGTCAATTATGTTAGGGAGCTTTGATCGGTCAGTTAGCTGAGGCATGGCCTGCATTTGATTTCCATATGTCAGATGCCAATGGATTAGGAAAATTTAACTTAACCACCTGGATTCAGGAGATGAAGCTTAAAAATATTCTATGCATATCGAGAGAATGACTGTTTTTTAATTGAACTAAATTCAACATGTCAAGTATCAGAATGTTGGGTACCCATGTAACAATTGACTGGCACTGAGATTGTGCTGTCTTCTCAACAGGCCGCCTTCCCAACAGAAGTTCAAGAAGTACTACTCCAAACGCATATACATCACTCTTCTCAGTCAACTTCCCTGAATTTCATGCGGTTGCAGATAATTAAATTAGATGTTAATGTGAGAAAAAAGTTAGTCTACATAGACGATTACAGGTGGGACATGAGAGTTAGTCTACATAGACGATTACAGGTGGGACATGAGAAAAGAGAGGGCATACCATCTAACAAGTACTCCGGAGCTACATAGCCCAATGTCCCAGAAAGCTTCAAACTTCCTTTGCTGTGATTCCCACTGGTCACTGCAAGGCCGAAATCTGAAATCTGCAAACCAAAGATGATCAGTGATATGTGTTACGATTGACAGTAATATTCTAATTGACAAGAACTAAGATAAGCAGGCATACCTTAGCATTGAAATCTGAATCTAAAAGTATGTTAGATGACTTCAGATCCCTATGGATAACTGGTGGATTGCAGTGTTCATGAAGATATTCTAATCCCCTGGTTAATTTAGTTGACAGACGCATATGATAGGAATCAATGATAAcggtataaaaatatatttaatcatGCAAAGTGAATAAAAATGGATGGTAACCTTGCTGTGTCAAGAGCAATCTTCATCCGAATGTGCCAGCTTAGAGCCGACCCATGTGATGGTCCTAGAAACAAACAAATAGATTAAAAATGGATACTTCTCCTTGATCATACTCACAATTCTGAGGAAACAAATGAAGAACAAAGCAAATTAGAAGGTACCATGAAGTTGTGCTTCCAGTGATCCATTCTCCATCAGCTCATAAACAATGAAACGGTTCTCTTCATGAATACAGAAGCCCAAAAGGGACACTATATTCAGATGCCGAATACTGCCAAGTAAATCTAGCTCATTCTGCCAATTCAGAGGTAACCAAAAACAATCTTAGCAACAAGACAAGTCTCATCAAGAACAAATTTCAGGCCATGGACATAAACAATCACCAACCTCAAATTCCTTCTCACAGTCCTGTCCCCTGTGGCCAAATCTCTTGACGGCAGCAACAAGTCCTCCTTCAAAATTGGCCTTGTACACACACCCAAACCCACCAGCTCCAAGCAAATTGCTCTCACTGAACTTCCCGGTCGCCGTCTCAAGTGTATTATACTCCATCATCGCGACAAGTCCTTTCTTGTTAGTCTTCATTGAGTTGAACTTGTTCAGCATCGGCACCAACGCAACCCTTGCGGTATCTGAACAATGCAAAGTAGTAAGTTCAGTAGCTATGAGATTTTCATGGACAAACAAGACAAGCCAACAAGGATACATGAACCAGTTTGGGCAGGGCAAAGAAAAGGGCCCAATTCAAAACCTGAGCTGCTTCGGATGTTCTTGGAGTCATGGGCTCGGCGAGAATGCCGGCACAGGATGCAGGCATACAATACGGTGGCGACGATCGCCATGCCGGCGACGGATGCAAGGCCAATGGCAATGATAAGCTCCTTGTGGAAATGATGGTGTTGCCTCTGCTCCATTGCTGCCACTGCACCTGTGAAGCATAGAAGCAAACCAAAGGGTGGTGGATTAGAGCACTCTAAGTGTTTGAGTGAACCAATTCGAGAAGATGAACAGCTACTAGGCCAGCTgctcatttgcaaaagaaatGCCTTTGAATTTTTTAGGTAAAACTTTTTATGTACAAAATTTGGAGAACCCccaagattgaaaaaaaaaagaaagaaaaagcaaCTTCTCTTTCCTACAACCAAATTTTGAGGCAAATATATTGGAGCatattttgtttctcttttttcctttcgaAAGAATGcacttttttgtttctttcccaAGATTGGGCAAAGTTCACCATACTAAAAAGAACGAGCACATATATTCAATTCCAATTCGTACCCAAGTTCACGAGACGGCACTTAAAGTTATGCGCTTTGTTCAAACTTGGAAGAAACCAAAGGATCCCAAGGGCGCACTTTTTACCCCATATCTCCAAAAGAAACAACACGGGTTTCCCACCAAATCAGCACGGGAATTTCTCAGAAATGGGTGAAGGAAACATTGATAAAATTTCtccctaaatttttttaaaaaaattagccagAGAACACAAAATTCAGCAATGCGACAGGACACCAAAACAcatagacataaaaaaaagaaaacgcaATCTTTGATCCAACTGTAACAGCCGCCAACCTACCCAAGGGAGGAGAaggcgccaccgcggcggcggcggcggcggcggcggcggcgggagtcaCGGCGAGGCTGCCATTCGAGGAGAAGatgcctccacctccacctccacctccggtagccggagccggagcaggGGGAACAACCCGcggtgtcgccggcgccggtgaaggCCCCGGTCCAGGAGaaggcgaggccgccgccgccggcgaccggtgAGTCCTCCCATTGGCCGGCAACGAGCAGCTCAGCaacagcaccagcaccagcaagaagaagaagcgggaggaggaggaggaggaggaggagagaggcgtcaatggcggcggtggcatcgcATTgaccctctctctcactcactcacctCGCTGgctgaagaggaggagaagtggAGAAGACAAAGGGAACAGCAAGAACACAAAGGCCTCTGTGCCTCTCTGACAAGATACCATGAAAACCCAGGGAATCcaaagataaaaaaactaatgcaGATATTGTGACCAGCAGGttgtcctcttcctctcctcccctcttgaTCCTCGTGTGCACTCAACCCAAACCAACGATTTGTCTGCACAAGCAGCCTGTTTCTTTCTTGATCTTGggaaatggaggaggaggagagggaggaagaaaaagGCAAAAGGCTTTTGGTGCACGGACTGTATGGATTGGTGTAGTTTTTGTACTACTGCTGCTAGTACTACCAGGGTTGATCTCTgaagaaaataagaagaaaaaaaagggagaaaaacagTCATGTGGCAGTTGCCAAAAGGCAGTGCATTGTTTCTTGTTGGGATGGTGAGCACTGAAATCAGCtcatttgagagagagagagagagagttggtgTTGAATGGGGGTGATAGTACATGTGCAGTGCAGGGCAGGGCAGAGCCACACCAACTTCAGTTTTCGTGCCCTCTCCGTGATTCCCTCCTTCCATTCCGGCCCACCTCCTCATCTTCAGTGCACAATGCTCTCTGGCCAACTAGGCGAATTTCATGCGtacaaagtttaaattttttgacatattttgGTCGTGTGTATTTTGAGTTCAAGCCTCCGTTAAATTCGCATGATTTTCACAGTATTTAGTTCGATTTAGAATTGTTCCGCGCGACTTTGTTGTAATGTCTTCCTTAAAATGTAGACGATATCTTATCAGGTCTGATTATAAGCTAAAACTCTTAAACAATTTGTGggtaaacttttatataacccaatgctagaaaataaatgacgatgaaaaaaatcaaattcaactACTCctataaaattaagtttttaaatttaaattttgataattacGGTTGATAAGCTGAAGAGTAAATGATGGAGGAGCTGTTAGTTTAGGTTCTGTAAGACTCATATGGATTTGAACACTAGTTTGATATACTAAGGCTAAGTTCGTTGGAGTGagttgggaactaatccctccgGTACTTAAAACAGAACGACttattagcgtataattaattaagtattgatattttttaaaaaaatagattaatataatttttttaaaaaaaatttcctgtagaattttttttaaaaaaacgtaatatttaatattttaaaaaacgtGCACGCGGTAAAGAAAATAAGGTGAGtcggaaaagaagaaggaataaCACAGCCTAAACGTTATAGATGCTGCTTTGAAATAACGGTTGAACATATAAATAAGTGGAGTAATTAACTAGAGTAGTTAAGACTTTTTTGCAGCTGCTACCAACTCCTGACGACACAAAAACCGCGGCGTTTCAACGGGAGAGCAAACGGCAGTTGAGATTGTTCCTCTCAATGGAGTTTAAAACCGAGCTTAAGTATCATCATCAACTGAGCATTGAATCGATCCCACCCATGAAAGAAATGTTCCATCTATCTCCACTGTCACCTAGTGAATGATCGCCCAAATTAAATTCGGCAGCGATTCATTTCGATTTCGAACGCACGGACAGGCTTTGTGAAGAGGATGAGACTCCAcaggtagtactactagtacaactCTGTCGGTGTTTCTCTTTCGCTAATCATGTTTAGATTTTACAGTGTCAGGGTTTAatcagcattttattttatttttatttctttcagaTGGATGCAGAACAAAGCAATTCTGTTAATTAAAATGTTCAGAAAACTCTAGTTGTGGCTTGTGCAATGGGAAGTgtagctgggtttttttttcttctttaaaatcagactaaaatttaaattggcAATATGAAGCATACTCCTATACGATTTGTAAATTGGATTATCAGATGGTCGTAAGGGTGTATAACCCACACGTACACGCTGAACACTGCCGTATTCGGACAAGTTTTCGCTTCAAACTGCAGAAAAAAACAtgcaacttttcatctcaaacgCCTATAATCATAATCAACAGCAGAGTACACATGAAGTACACCTTGAtactaatttttatatatacatgtactaTGATGCTTCCTCGACCAATCCATCTAGATTGAGATAACAATCCAGGTGATTAGCACAGTAAAAATAATACTACCTGAATGATTAGGTGACACCTTTTGATACTATAAAACAAGAACATGTTGAGATGATATTGTGATCTTTGTGTAGGCCAgatcatgcatatgcatctGCAAATGGTCTCCAGACTCTAGTGAGTGATTGCCAGGTCTTCTGGCAGTGACAATCAGCAATGTCAAAACATTGCAAATCCAGCATGGAATGCATATGTACAGGGGACCAGGCAATTTTGTTGCATTTGTGATCTGTCAGAAGCAGTCACACGGCAACTGGCTAAGCTAGTGGCTAAGCTGCTGATCGATCTGAGCCGTTGATCCATACGCTCCAACCGTCTGACGGTTGGGAGGATAAGTATATGGTCCAATTAGTTAATGAAGGGCCTAGTTGTTGATTTAATTGAACGACCTACTACTGTGGATAGCTACTCTAGTCAAGTACTATATTAGTGTTGGTACATAATACTAACAATACGTGCAACATCAAATTAATTCTATTAAATCCAATATTTgcttttatgttaaaaatattgaagGTCCCTTCGTTCTAATTTATTTGTCGTTCAAAACTTAGATGTTGTTCTAGTTTACCATACcctctctgtcctaaaa
This region includes:
- the LOC127764623 gene encoding probable receptor-like protein kinase At1g80640, with protein sequence MPPPPLTPLSSSSSSSSRFFFLLVLVLLLSCSLPANGRTHRSPAAAASPSPGPGPSPAPATPRVVPPAPAPATGGGGGGGGIFSSNGSLAVTPAAAAAAAAAAVAPSPPLGAVAAMEQRQHHHFHKELIIAIGLASVAGMAIVATVLYACILCRHSRRAHDSKNIRSSSDTARVALVPMLNKFNSMKTNKKGLVAMMEYNTLETATGKFSESNLLGAGGFGCVYKANFEGGLVAAVKRFGHRGQDCEKEFENELDLLGSIRHLNIVSLLGFCIHEENRFIVYELMENGSLEAQLHGPSHGSALSWHIRMKIALDTARGLEYLHEHCNPPVIHRDLKSSNILLDSDFNAKISDFGLAVTSGNHSKGSLKLSGTLGYVAPEYLLDGKLTEKSDVYAFGVVLLELLLGRRPVEKTAQSQCQSIVTWAMPQLTDRSKLPNIIDPMIKNTMDLKHLYQVAAVAVLCVQPEPSYRPLITDVLHSLIPLVPMELGGTLRISPESPCATRKQSPC